A genome region from Setaria italica strain Yugu1 chromosome III, Setaria_italica_v2.0, whole genome shotgun sequence includes the following:
- the LOC101786572 gene encoding B3 domain-containing protein Os12g0592300-like gives MSGWDDFARAHELQENDLLIFTCSGNYSFDVQIFDASGCEKVPCFFTSKKGPCTHKHSDGIVDQQAEHCILSDSDDLRMPMRLIGSPNKASTSKKKSGKTRPRKEPEFPNSNYHIKQELISDEEQSDYRLVDSNYYYYYSRSASNLTGDERDQIFSLASIRPGNPAFVAVLQKTHIGHKNYLLIVHHGFAADHLEGRSHDILLLRPNRKKKWYVRYYHASRARGFNCCRWIKFVGDNRLRKDHICIFELMKGGRRTTMVVHVLRKVDGRFVLVA, from the exons ATGTCAGGATGGGATGATTTCGCCAGAGCACATGAGTTACAAGAGAATGACCTCCTCATCTTCACATGCAGTGGCAACTACTCCTTTGACGTCCAGATCTTCGACGCCAGTGGCTGCGAGAAAGTGCCTTGTTTCTTCACCAGTAAAAAAGGTCCTTGTACGCACAAACACTCAGATGGCATAGTGGATCAACAAGCTGAGCACTGCATTTTAAGTGATTCTGATGATTTGAGAATGCCGATGCGCCTCATTGGATCCCCAAACAAGGCATCTACTTCAAAGAAGAAGAGTGGCAAGACTAGACCAA GGAAAGAGCCTGAATTTCCAAATAGCAACTACCATATCAAGCAAGAGCTGATAAGCGATGAAGAGCAGAGTGACTACAGGCTTGTCGATTccaactactactactactactcaAGGTCTGCCAGCAACCTAACTGGTGATGAACGTGATCAAATATTCAGTTTGGCGTCGATTCGACCAGGCAATCCAGCATTTGTGGCTGTCCTGCAGAAGACCCATATTGGCCACAAGAACTACTTGCTG ATCGTCCACCATGGATTTGCTGCAGACCACCTTGAGGGAAGATCCCATGACATCCTGCTCCTGAGACCAAACAGGAAAAAGAAGTGGTATGTCAGGTACTACCATGCAAGCCGTGCCAGAGGCTTCAACTGCTGCCGCTGGATCAAGTTCGTCGGTGACAACAGGCTGCGCAAGGACCACATCTGCATCTTTGAGCTGAtgaaaggagggaggaggacgacgatggtggtCCATGTTCTGAGGAAGGTTGATGGAAGGTTTGTGCTGGTGGCCTAA
- the LOC101779449 gene encoding uncharacterized protein LOC101779449 isoform X2: protein MAWRGPATRAVLGAVRRPAAAPAAAAARLRAPPPFAAPRRRVPSAFTTSSAPLPSARPLAALMGSPVTVAAVMARLTAHPGASARACCELSQGT, encoded by the exons ATGGCGTGGCGAGGCCCCGCTACCCGGGCCGTCCTCGGCGCCgtgcgccgcccggccgccgcaccagcggccgcggccgcgcgacTCCGCGCCCCGCCCCCGTTcgcggccccgcgccgccgcgtcccgtCCGCCttcaccacctcctccgccccgcTCCCGTCCGCGCG GCCTCTGGCGGCGTTGATGGGATCCCcggtgacggtggcggcggtgatggcgCGCCTCACGGCGCACCCGGGTGCCAGCGCGCGGGCGTGCTGCGAGCTCTCACAGG GTACTTGA
- the LOC101779449 gene encoding uncharacterized protein LOC101779449 isoform X1 produces MAWRGPATRAVLGAVRRPAAAPAAAAARLRAPPPFAAPRRRVPSAFTTSSAPLPSARPLAALMGSPVTVAAVMARLTAHPGASARACCELSQGSGKDG; encoded by the exons ATGGCGTGGCGAGGCCCCGCTACCCGGGCCGTCCTCGGCGCCgtgcgccgcccggccgccgcaccagcggccgcggccgcgcgacTCCGCGCCCCGCCCCCGTTcgcggccccgcgccgccgcgtcccgtCCGCCttcaccacctcctccgccccgcTCCCGTCCGCGCG GCCTCTGGCGGCGTTGATGGGATCCCcggtgacggtggcggcggtgatggcgCGCCTCACGGCGCACCCGGGTGCCAGCGCGCGGGCGTGCTGCGAGCTCTCACAGG GGAGTGGGAAAGATGGTTGA